One part of the Sphingobacterium sp. LZ7M1 genome encodes these proteins:
- a CDS encoding response regulator transcription factor — MQSIKLGIIDDSVFCRTLTKFQLLNINSVHFDFVIEAESILDFQAKASSADIPEVILLDIMMPDIDGISGIPMIRALYPNVHILMLSDVDNPAIVRKSLLAGANAFVKKGTKAVDMMNIIIDVINGSSYVSPELTKSLFFGIQQPPQSRRKLSKRELNIVHRLLEGFSLDNIAKTFEITVDKLWQLINVILKKLNIVGSVQVPSV, encoded by the coding sequence ATGCAGAGCATTAAATTAGGAATAATTGACGATAGCGTCTTTTGTCGTACTTTGACAAAATTTCAGCTCTTGAACATAAATTCAGTTCACTTTGATTTTGTAATCGAGGCAGAATCCATATTGGACTTTCAAGCTAAGGCTTCCTCAGCAGATATTCCTGAGGTAATCCTCTTGGATATCATGATGCCGGATATTGATGGTATTTCAGGTATCCCAATGATCAGGGCTCTTTATCCCAACGTACATATCCTTATGCTTTCCGATGTTGACAATCCGGCAATAGTCCGAAAGAGCCTTCTTGCAGGTGCGAATGCCTTTGTGAAAAAAGGAACGAAAGCCGTGGATATGATGAATATCATCATCGATGTCATCAATGGCTCCTCCTATGTCAGTCCAGAGCTTACTAAATCTCTATTTTTTGGTATTCAACAACCTCCTCAATCGAGAAGAAAATTATCTAAACGTGAATTGAACATTGTACATCGCTTGTTAGAGGGATTTAGTTTGGATAATATTGCAAAAACCTTCGAAATCACTGTGGACAAGTTATGGCAATTGATCAATGTTATCCTTAAAAAGCTCAATATTGTAGGCTCTGTGCAGGTTCCTTCTGTATAG